Proteins from one Deinococcus actinosclerus genomic window:
- a CDS encoding helix-turn-helix transcriptional regulator, translating into MYDPSMRVLTVLELLQAHEEVSGADLARRLEVSPRTVQRYVARLQDLGIPVEGRRGVGGAYRLKAGFRLPPLMFTPEEALAAALGLRTLRHLGLHALAPAAEAASAKLSRSLPHDLRADMLALESSVQFDTGPWVAPTDAHLLAALLRAVRDACTVTFTYAAPEAPETRRDADVHRVVHLEGRWYAVAHCHLRGARRSFRLDRMSALTVQDRHFTPEPDFDAAAYLRSTLRAPAPTYEISVWLGCPPEDLRGRVSTWGTDLRPDAHGTRLTTTREGLSSFAAFLLGLDCDFRVDSPPELRAEFARLAERCAAAQRAVRHEGQPRPTLRSP; encoded by the coding sequence ATGTACGACCCGAGCATGCGGGTGCTGACCGTGCTGGAACTCCTCCAGGCGCACGAGGAGGTCAGCGGCGCCGACCTGGCCCGCCGCCTGGAGGTCAGCCCCCGCACCGTGCAGCGCTACGTCGCCCGCCTCCAGGACCTCGGGATTCCGGTCGAGGGCCGCCGGGGCGTGGGCGGCGCGTACCGCCTGAAGGCCGGTTTCCGCCTGCCCCCACTGATGTTCACGCCCGAGGAGGCGCTGGCCGCCGCGCTGGGCCTGCGCACCCTGCGCCACCTGGGCCTGCACGCCCTGGCCCCCGCCGCCGAGGCCGCCAGCGCGAAGCTCTCGCGTAGCCTTCCGCACGACCTGCGCGCCGACATGCTGGCCCTGGAAAGCAGCGTGCAGTTCGACACCGGCCCCTGGGTGGCGCCCACCGACGCCCACCTGCTCGCGGCGCTGCTGCGCGCCGTGCGCGACGCCTGCACCGTCACCTTCACGTACGCCGCCCCGGAAGCCCCCGAGACGCGCCGGGACGCGGACGTGCACCGCGTGGTGCACCTGGAGGGCCGCTGGTACGCCGTCGCGCACTGCCACCTGCGCGGGGCGCGCCGCTCGTTCCGGCTCGACCGCATGAGCGCCCTGACTGTGCAGGACCGCCACTTCACGCCCGAACCCGACTTCGACGCCGCCGCGTACCTGCGCTCCACGCTGCGCGCCCCGGCACCCACCTACGAGATCAGCGTGTGGCTGGGCTGCCCGCCGGAGGACCTGCGCGGCCGGGTGTCCACCTGGGGCACCGACCTCCGGCCCGACGCCCACGGCACGCGCCTGACCACCACCCGCGAGGGCCTGAGCAGCTTCGCGGCGTTCCTGCTGGGCCTGGACTGCGACTTCCGCGTGGACAGCCCCCCGGAACTGCGCGCCGAGTTCGCCCGGCTGGCCGAGCGCTGCGCCGCCGCGCAGCGGGCGGTCCGCCATGAGGGACAGCCCAGGCCCACGTTGCGGTCCCCTTAA
- a CDS encoding DinB family protein codes for MTAPAAESAAALSPALSIPDFTAHWQGHRALTRRVIEAFPEDQLFSFSLGGMRPFGAQATEIHLVDAMTVTAMRTGEWPEPDWASGPTDRASLLAAWDAVSAELAEHGPRTDPAFLSGMHALPWGEMPGWVAAIYAVDNGIHHRAQGYVYLRALGIEPPAFYER; via the coding sequence ATGACCGCACCCGCTGCCGAGTCCGCCGCTGCCCTGTCGCCCGCCCTGTCCATTCCCGACTTCACCGCTCACTGGCAGGGGCACCGCGCCCTGACCCGCCGCGTCATCGAGGCCTTCCCCGAGGATCAGCTGTTCAGCTTCAGCCTGGGCGGCATGCGGCCCTTCGGCGCGCAGGCCACCGAGATCCACCTCGTGGACGCCATGACCGTCACCGCCATGCGGACCGGCGAGTGGCCCGAACCCGACTGGGCGAGCGGACCCACCGACCGCGCCAGCCTGCTGGCCGCCTGGGACGCGGTGAGCGCCGAACTGGCCGAGCACGGCCCGCGCACCGATCCCGCCTTCCTCAGCGGCATGCACGCGCTGCCGTGGGGCGAGATGCCCGGCTGGGTCGCCGCGATCTACGCCGTGGACAACGGCATCCATCACCGCGCCCAGGGGTACGTCTACCTGCGCGCCCTCGGGATCGAACCCCCCGCCTTCTACGAGCGCTGA
- a CDS encoding DUF11 domain-containing protein, whose translation MAAQVLSRLILLLSLSGLAGTASAASTPTCPAGTPVQILSTTTGGANTYYVDAVNTSTPSTLTVDMNSVVASPGIYDEGAGPNGRFIVDMQWSWSNGNPAASSGRSTMELLINGVVYATMTTTNGSGTTATLAATNGATLGPSSATSLSIPVNTSGAANTATGTDAYVLLPTAVTSISTARIRFTAYKTTTAPTTSDDLGYTSSVYACPPYLTQAKTSNGPWFPGQSGASYTLTTTNMGSSTSAAVTVTDTLPGGVTASSGSGSGWTWTVSGQTVTATTAAIASGASSSFTLPVTVTTAAPLGTNSVTNYAAVSGGGDTRAAPTPGASCATDNCARVSTTVYLSADLSVTKTGPSTAVAGTQITYVLTLGNAGPNAANGATYSDNVPNNLTGVSAVCINPGAGVSGCTATVGSGNNVTGSVATFPSGGSVQVQITGTIPAGATATLTNSASIAAPNANVVDPTSANNTSSTVSTTLTRTADISLSKTDSLTGVTAGQAVTYQIVLRNAGPSTTTVNFVDTSFSGVTLSNWTCAVTAGTASCPASLPASGGYSNSLLNLPAGSTLTFSVTGTVTATSGTVSNAASASVPANVTDPSGAGNNAATDTDTVLVPALNLTKAVSSAFIRVSADPTDQGAATLPASTLTPSQLTYTLIVTGAGTAPAANTVIRDSLPAGMLYSSATIAFSTGGGGYTAPVAATNTGRGQDLVFSAGTLNVTEPGQSARIVITVTGALSANTNQAALLNTATATATGVSTVTSNQVRTDVVYSRLFKQVHNLGSAPAAAIPQAAPAWSSTSGGLPGEILEYCIDFRNHGTVTLSSFSVADGVPANTTYVAGSAALLRGSMQAPGASWVNSPVTTPAASVGFDGTTVTASNLVVPPGETGTMCFRVRIS comes from the coding sequence ATGGCCGCTCAGGTGCTCAGCAGGTTGATCCTGCTGCTGTCGCTGAGCGGTCTGGCCGGTACGGCCTCTGCCGCCTCGACACCCACCTGCCCGGCCGGGACCCCGGTGCAGATTCTCTCGACCACCACCGGTGGCGCCAACACCTATTACGTTGACGCCGTCAACACGAGTACCCCCTCGACGCTGACCGTCGACATGAACAGTGTCGTGGCCAGTCCCGGCATCTACGACGAGGGAGCCGGGCCGAACGGGCGCTTCATCGTGGACATGCAGTGGTCGTGGAGTAACGGCAATCCCGCCGCGTCGTCAGGACGCTCAACGATGGAGCTGCTCATCAACGGCGTGGTGTACGCCACCATGACCACCACGAACGGTTCAGGCACCACCGCCACCCTCGCGGCCACGAACGGCGCCACCCTGGGGCCCAGCAGCGCCACGAGTCTGTCCATCCCGGTCAACACGTCCGGGGCGGCCAACACCGCCACCGGGACGGACGCCTACGTCCTGCTGCCCACCGCCGTGACCAGCATCTCGACCGCGCGCATCCGGTTCACGGCCTACAAGACGACCACCGCGCCAACGACCTCCGACGATCTGGGCTACACCTCCTCGGTCTACGCCTGCCCGCCGTACCTGACGCAGGCCAAGACCAGCAACGGTCCCTGGTTCCCCGGCCAGAGTGGGGCGAGCTACACCCTGACCACCACCAACATGGGCTCCTCGACCTCCGCGGCCGTCACAGTGACGGACACGCTGCCAGGCGGCGTCACGGCGTCCAGCGGCTCGGGCAGCGGCTGGACGTGGACGGTCAGCGGTCAGACCGTCACCGCCACCACGGCCGCCATCGCCAGCGGCGCGAGCAGCAGTTTCACCCTGCCGGTCACCGTGACCACGGCGGCGCCACTGGGCACCAACAGCGTGACCAACTACGCGGCGGTCAGCGGCGGCGGCGACACGCGGGCGGCCCCCACCCCCGGCGCCAGCTGCGCCACCGACAACTGCGCGCGGGTGTCCACCACGGTCTACCTGAGCGCGGACCTGAGCGTCACCAAGACGGGTCCCAGTACCGCCGTGGCCGGCACGCAGATCACCTATGTCCTCACGCTGGGCAATGCCGGCCCGAATGCCGCCAACGGCGCGACGTACAGCGACAACGTGCCCAACAACCTCACCGGTGTGAGTGCCGTCTGCATCAACCCCGGCGCGGGGGTCAGCGGCTGCACGGCGACCGTGGGCAGCGGCAACAACGTCACCGGCAGCGTGGCGACCTTCCCCAGCGGCGGCAGCGTGCAGGTGCAGATCACCGGCACCATTCCGGCCGGCGCCACGGCCACCCTGACCAACTCGGCCAGCATCGCCGCGCCGAACGCCAACGTGGTGGACCCCACCAGCGCCAACAACACCAGCAGCACCGTGAGTACCACCCTGACCCGGACGGCGGACATCAGCCTGAGCAAGACCGACAGTCTCACGGGCGTCACGGCCGGACAGGCGGTGACCTACCAGATCGTCCTCCGGAACGCCGGGCCCAGCACCACCACCGTGAATTTCGTCGACACCTCCTTCAGCGGCGTCACGCTGAGCAACTGGACCTGCGCCGTGACGGCAGGCACCGCGTCCTGCCCCGCCAGTCTCCCGGCCAGCGGCGGGTACTCCAACAGCCTGCTGAACCTGCCCGCCGGCAGCACCCTGACCTTCAGCGTGACCGGTACCGTGACCGCCACCAGCGGCACGGTCAGCAACGCGGCCAGCGCGAGCGTGCCCGCGAACGTCACGGATCCCAGCGGTGCAGGCAACAACGCAGCGACCGATACGGACACGGTGCTTGTCCCGGCCCTGAACCTGACCAAGGCCGTGAGCAGCGCGTTCATCCGGGTCAGTGCCGACCCCACCGACCAGGGCGCCGCCACGTTGCCGGCCAGCACGCTGACCCCCAGCCAGCTGACCTACACCCTGATCGTCACGGGCGCCGGCACCGCTCCCGCCGCCAATACCGTGATCCGCGACAGTTTGCCCGCCGGGATGCTCTACAGCTCGGCCACCATCGCCTTCTCGACCGGGGGCGGCGGCTACACCGCGCCCGTCGCCGCCACCAACACCGGCAGAGGCCAGGATCTGGTGTTCTCGGCCGGCACCCTGAACGTCACCGAGCCGGGCCAGTCGGCCAGGATCGTGATCACCGTGACGGGCGCCCTCAGTGCGAACACCAATCAGGCGGCGCTGCTCAACACCGCCACGGCCACCGCCACCGGCGTCAGCACGGTCACCTCGAATCAGGTGCGCACCGACGTGGTGTATTCGAGGCTGTTCAAGCAGGTGCACAATCTGGGCAGCGCCCCGGCGGCCGCCATTCCCCAGGCGGCACCGGCCTGGTCCAGCACGAGCGGCGGCCTGCCCGGAGAGATCCTGGAGTACTGCATCGACTTCCGGAACCACGGTACGGTCACCCTGAGCAGTTTCAGCGTCGCGGACGGGGTGCCGGCCAACACGACCTACGTTGCGGGCAGCGCCGCGCTGCTGCGGGGCAGCATGCAGGCCCCTGGCGCCAGCTGGGTGAACAGCCCCGTGACCACGCCAGCGGCCTCGGTGGGGTTCGACGGCACCACGGTCACGGCCTCCAATCTGGTCGTGCCCCCCGGGGAGACGGGCACCATGTGCTTCCGCGTCAGGATCAGCTGA
- a CDS encoding thymidine phosphorylase translates to MTAIIPDLIRKKRDGLEHTREELETLVLGYTRGDVPDYQMSAWLMAVFLRGMAEQETADLTMVMAESGDLMNLGDLPRTVDKHSTGGVGDKTSLILTPMLAALGLTVAKMSGRGLAHTGGTIDKLESVPGWTSELEEEQFLTQAREIGLALVGQSRDLAPADGKLYALRDVTATVDCLPLIASSIMSKKLASGAHTVVLDVKVGAGAFMRTLDAGRGLARAMVDIGTRAGRQVRAVLTDMDTPLGHMAGNSLEVLEALATLRGEGPHDLTELCVALAVEALAAQGEDETAAEARARATLTDGSALAKFRAFIAAQGGDATYVDDVSKFDVAPGRADVTAPESGFVAGIDALSVGRAVLVLGGGRERKGEAIDHGVGVELLRKPGEAVQAGEPVLRIYHRDGRGLDAATRLLTEGLTLSAQAPAPEALILDRVN, encoded by the coding sequence ATGACCGCGATCATTCCCGACCTGATCCGCAAGAAACGCGACGGCCTAGAACACACCCGCGAGGAACTCGAGACCCTGGTGCTGGGGTACACGCGCGGCGACGTGCCCGACTATCAGATGAGCGCGTGGCTGATGGCCGTGTTCCTGCGCGGCATGGCCGAACAGGAAACCGCCGACCTGACCATGGTCATGGCCGAGAGTGGCGACCTGATGAACCTCGGCGACCTGCCGCGTACGGTGGACAAGCACTCCACGGGCGGCGTGGGCGACAAGACCAGCCTGATCCTGACGCCCATGCTGGCCGCGCTGGGCCTGACCGTCGCCAAGATGAGCGGGCGCGGCCTGGCGCACACCGGCGGCACCATCGACAAACTGGAGAGCGTTCCCGGCTGGACCAGCGAACTGGAAGAGGAGCAGTTCCTGACCCAGGCCCGCGAGATCGGCCTCGCGCTGGTGGGCCAGAGCAGGGACCTCGCCCCGGCCGACGGCAAGCTGTACGCGCTGCGGGACGTGACCGCCACCGTGGACTGCCTGCCGCTGATCGCCAGCTCGATCATGAGCAAGAAGCTCGCGTCCGGCGCGCACACCGTCGTGCTGGACGTCAAGGTGGGTGCCGGGGCGTTCATGCGCACCCTGGACGCCGGGCGCGGCCTGGCCCGCGCGATGGTGGACATCGGCACCCGCGCCGGGCGGCAGGTGCGCGCCGTCCTGACCGACATGGACACCCCGCTGGGCCACATGGCCGGCAACAGCCTGGAGGTCCTGGAGGCCCTGGCGACCCTGCGCGGCGAGGGCCCCCATGACCTGACCGAGCTGTGCGTGGCGCTGGCCGTGGAGGCCCTGGCCGCCCAGGGCGAGGACGAGACGGCCGCCGAGGCCCGCGCGCGCGCCACCCTGACGGACGGCAGCGCCCTGGCGAAGTTCCGCGCGTTCATCGCCGCGCAGGGCGGCGACGCCACCTACGTGGACGACGTGAGCAAGTTCGACGTGGCGCCCGGCCGCGCTGACGTGACCGCCCCCGAATCCGGTTTCGTGGCGGGCATCGACGCCCTGAGCGTGGGCCGCGCGGTGCTCGTGCTGGGCGGCGGCCGTGAACGCAAGGGCGAAGCCATCGACCACGGCGTGGGCGTGGAACTCCTGCGCAAACCCGGCGAGGCCGTCCAGGCGGGCGAACCCGTGCTGCGCATCTACCACCGTGACGGGCGCGGCCTGGATGCCGCCACGCGCCTCCTCACCGAGGGCCTGACCCTGAGCGCGCAGGCCCCGGCCCCCGAGGCGCTGATTCTCGACCGCGTGAACTGA
- a CDS encoding type IV pilus twitching motility protein PilT, whose amino-acid sequence MTQPAADITDILRFAADKGASDVIITVGLAPQFKLQGVYDSQGFTELAPTDTRKLMYSMMNEKQQRTFEERRELDFSFALGEKARFRVNAFMQRGNVGGVLRLIPTKIKSAQEMGLPANVIEIANAPRGLVLVTGPTGSGKSTTLAAMIDHINTTKRLHIMTIEDPIEFMHTHKQSIINQREVGADTMSFNDALRAVLRQAPDVILVGEMRDYETIKAAVTAAETGHLVMGTLHTNSAPESIDRIVDVFPEEQQEQIRVQLANNLVAVMTQQLLPRLDGQGRILAYELLIANPAVRALIREGKTYQITSVMQTGAREGMVTMDAFLANLYRRRVISFDTGVERAVDSKEFARLANDPSIATAGGAASMPAGYGQAPVQGFGATVTPAQGGYASGRSDFGRGNSSGDARTTSTPETNGGGGYGRR is encoded by the coding sequence ATGACCCAGCCTGCCGCCGACATCACCGACATCCTGCGTTTCGCCGCCGACAAGGGCGCCTCCGACGTGATCATCACGGTCGGGCTCGCGCCGCAGTTCAAGCTGCAGGGCGTATACGACTCGCAGGGCTTCACGGAGCTCGCCCCGACCGACACCCGCAAACTGATGTACTCCATGATGAACGAGAAGCAGCAGCGGACCTTCGAGGAACGCCGCGAGCTGGACTTCTCGTTCGCGCTGGGCGAGAAGGCCCGCTTCCGCGTGAACGCCTTCATGCAGCGCGGCAACGTGGGCGGCGTGCTGCGCCTGATTCCCACGAAGATCAAGAGCGCCCAGGAGATGGGCCTGCCGGCCAACGTCATCGAGATCGCCAACGCCCCGCGCGGCCTGGTGCTCGTGACCGGCCCGACCGGCTCGGGCAAGTCCACGACGCTCGCGGCGATGATCGACCACATCAACACCACCAAGCGGCTGCACATCATGACCATCGAGGATCCCATCGAGTTCATGCACACGCACAAGCAGTCGATCATCAACCAGCGTGAGGTCGGCGCGGACACCATGAGCTTCAACGACGCGCTGCGCGCCGTGCTGCGTCAGGCGCCCGACGTGATCCTGGTGGGCGAAATGCGCGACTACGAGACCATCAAGGCCGCCGTGACCGCCGCCGAGACCGGGCACCTCGTGATGGGCACCCTGCACACGAACAGTGCTCCGGAATCCATCGACCGTATCGTGGACGTGTTCCCCGAAGAGCAGCAGGAGCAGATCCGCGTGCAGCTCGCGAACAACCTCGTGGCGGTCATGACGCAGCAGCTGCTGCCGCGCCTGGACGGGCAAGGCCGCATCCTGGCGTACGAGCTGCTCATCGCCAACCCGGCCGTGCGCGCCCTGATCCGCGAGGGCAAGACGTACCAGATCACGTCCGTCATGCAGACCGGCGCCCGCGAGGGCATGGTCACCATGGACGCCTTCCTGGCGAACCTGTACCGCCGCCGCGTGATCTCCTTCGACACCGGTGTCGAGCGCGCCGTGGACAGCAAGGAATTCGCCCGACTCGCGAACGACCCCAGCATCGCCACGGCGGGCGGCGCGGCCAGCATGCCCGCCGGGTACGGCCAGGCGCCCGTGCAGGGCTTCGGCGCGACCGTCACCCCCGCCCAGGGCGGCTACGCCTCGGGCCGCAGCGACTTCGGGCGCGGCAACAGCAGCGGGGACGCCCGCACCACCAGCACCCCCGAAACGAACGGCGGCGGAGGCTACGGCCGGCGCTAG
- a CDS encoding DinB family protein produces MNPATLYGHLTQARRDLLGTLRATPEGVLRLSLLRGERFHSILDLLVHTAEVEDGWIHGDFQGLPMVQDRFPDIQTGAAGPGTTLSLDAIAAYWQAVEADTRAYLGSLTEADLERTVTLDDWPEGHRQFTLDGLIWHILLHEVRHAAQIAALLRTQGVRPPQLDLLFYLPALETGRAAAPFVNPPPEDP; encoded by the coding sequence GTGAACCCCGCCACGCTGTACGGCCACCTGACCCAGGCGCGGCGCGACCTGCTGGGCACGCTGCGCGCCACGCCGGAGGGCGTGCTGCGCCTCTCCCTGCTGCGCGGCGAGCGCTTCCACTCGATTCTGGACCTGCTGGTCCACACAGCCGAGGTCGAGGACGGCTGGATCCACGGGGACTTCCAGGGTCTCCCGATGGTGCAGGACCGCTTCCCGGACATTCAGACAGGTGCGGCGGGGCCCGGCACGACCCTCAGCCTGGACGCCATCGCCGCGTACTGGCAGGCGGTCGAGGCGGACACCCGCGCGTACCTCGGCAGCCTGACGGAAGCCGATCTGGAGCGCACCGTCACGCTGGACGACTGGCCCGAGGGGCACCGCCAGTTCACGCTGGACGGCCTGATCTGGCACATCCTGCTGCACGAGGTGCGGCATGCGGCGCAGATCGCCGCGCTGCTGCGCACCCAGGGCGTCCGGCCGCCGCAGCTGGACCTGCTGTTCTACCTGCCCGCACTGGAGACCGGACGCGCCGCCGCCCCCTTCGTGAACCCACCCCCGGAGGACCCATGA
- a CDS encoding PQQ-binding-like beta-propeller repeat protein — translation MPTPDRPNPLRASLTLAGGALLALSAALAVPPPASQGPAYTAAQATAGAQVYTTSCAGCHGANLQGAAGPALSGASFLAKWAGGTHPLADLHGVIAHQMPLTAPGSLSAAQYLNVTAFILSKNGYAAGGTALSPATLQAKLTRPAGGSGAAASAPTPAPGTLPRVVGSVKPASTRAPDQEELTGPIGDNWMTYNGNYAGQRYSTLKQITTGNAAQLGVKCVYQLGEVGSFQTGPVVYQGRMYVTTPRNTYALRADTCTALWQHSYAPKGAEPQPANRGVALYQGRLFRGTTDGHLIALDAATGTLLWDTWVADSAKGYFLSAAPIAAHGLVFVGEAGADWGANGHIRAFDAQTGQQVWSFNVIPQGQEKGADTWKKGAEHGGGSMWTTLTLDAASGLLYASIGNPAPDFNGGMRPGDNLYTNSVIVLDARTGKLAWYVQQVPHDTHDWDTAAAPLIYDLNGRKIMAVANKGGWLYLYDRATHQLISRQETTTHLNADKPVSLTGRRDCPGILGGVEWNGPALNPAMNALFVNSVDWCATYKLGETRYVDGSLYFGGDATFDPVKDARGWVRAYNATTGAPLWQKKMATPMIAAITPTAGGVLFTGDQNGDFMALNARDGRTLYQFRTGGAIAGGVVTYSVGGQQFVAVASGNASRSIWSTTGSASIFVFSVPRP, via the coding sequence ATGCCCACTCCAGACCGTCCGAACCCCCTGAGAGCCAGCCTCACCCTGGCTGGCGGCGCGCTGCTGGCGCTGTCCGCCGCCCTGGCCGTTCCACCCCCCGCCAGCCAGGGCCCCGCCTACACGGCGGCGCAGGCTACTGCGGGCGCGCAGGTGTACACCACGAGCTGCGCCGGCTGCCACGGCGCGAACCTCCAGGGCGCCGCCGGACCTGCCCTGAGCGGCGCGTCCTTCCTGGCCAAGTGGGCCGGCGGCACGCACCCGCTGGCCGACCTGCACGGCGTGATCGCCCACCAGATGCCCCTGACCGCCCCGGGCAGCCTCAGCGCCGCGCAGTACCTGAACGTCACGGCGTTCATCCTCTCGAAGAACGGGTACGCCGCCGGGGGCACCGCCCTGAGCCCCGCCACCCTGCAGGCCAAGCTGACCAGGCCCGCCGGGGGCAGCGGCGCCGCCGCCAGTGCGCCCACACCGGCCCCAGGCACCCTGCCGCGCGTGGTGGGAAGCGTCAAGCCTGCCAGCACCCGGGCGCCCGACCAGGAGGAACTGACCGGCCCCATCGGCGACAACTGGATGACCTACAACGGCAACTACGCCGGGCAGCGCTACTCCACCCTCAAGCAGATCACCACTGGCAACGCCGCGCAGCTCGGCGTGAAATGCGTGTACCAGCTGGGCGAGGTCGGCAGCTTCCAGACCGGCCCCGTCGTGTATCAGGGCCGCATGTACGTCACCACCCCCCGCAACACCTACGCCCTGCGCGCCGACACCTGCACGGCCCTGTGGCAGCACAGCTACGCCCCCAAGGGTGCCGAGCCGCAACCCGCCAACCGCGGCGTGGCCCTCTACCAGGGGCGCCTGTTCCGTGGGACCACCGACGGCCACCTGATCGCGCTGGACGCCGCCACCGGCACCCTCCTGTGGGACACCTGGGTCGCCGACAGCGCCAAGGGGTACTTCCTGTCCGCCGCGCCCATCGCCGCCCACGGCCTGGTGTTTGTCGGGGAAGCCGGCGCCGACTGGGGCGCCAACGGCCACATCCGCGCGTTCGATGCGCAGACCGGGCAGCAGGTCTGGAGTTTCAACGTCATCCCGCAGGGCCAGGAAAAGGGCGCCGACACCTGGAAGAAAGGCGCCGAGCACGGCGGCGGCTCCATGTGGACCACCCTCACCCTGGACGCCGCCAGCGGCCTGCTGTACGCCAGCATCGGCAACCCCGCGCCGGACTTCAACGGCGGCATGCGCCCCGGCGACAACCTGTACACCAACTCCGTGATCGTGCTGGACGCCAGGACCGGCAAGCTCGCCTGGTACGTGCAGCAGGTGCCGCACGACACCCACGACTGGGACACGGCGGCCGCGCCCCTGATCTACGACCTGAACGGCCGCAAGATCATGGCCGTGGCGAACAAGGGCGGCTGGCTGTACCTGTACGACCGCGCCACCCACCAGCTCATCAGCCGCCAGGAGACCACCACGCACCTGAACGCCGACAAACCCGTCAGCCTGACCGGACGGCGCGACTGCCCCGGCATCCTGGGCGGCGTGGAATGGAACGGCCCGGCCCTGAACCCTGCCATGAACGCCCTGTTCGTGAACTCCGTCGACTGGTGCGCCACCTACAAGCTCGGTGAAACCCGCTACGTGGACGGCAGCCTGTACTTCGGCGGGGACGCCACCTTCGACCCGGTCAAGGACGCCCGCGGCTGGGTGCGGGCCTACAACGCCACGACCGGCGCGCCGCTGTGGCAGAAGAAGATGGCCACGCCCATGATCGCCGCGATCACCCCCACGGCGGGCGGGGTGCTGTTCACCGGCGATCAGAACGGCGACTTCATGGCCCTGAACGCCAGAGACGGCAGGACCCTGTACCAGTTCCGCACCGGGGGCGCCATCGCCGGGGGTGTGGTCACGTACTCCGTGGGCGGGCAGCAGTTCGTGGCCGTCGCGTCCGGGAACGCCTCGCGGTCCATCTGGAGCACCACCGGCTCGGCCAGCATCTTCGTGTTCAGCGTGCCCAGGCCGTGA
- a CDS encoding (4Fe-4S)-binding protein, producing the protein MTTPTNEELAQGKAYAAPGITVYYDARRCLHVASCVRGLPDVFDPKARPWIQPANAGAEAVAAVVRTCPTGALHYVLDGQEAEMPDEITTITPSPDGPLMIRGNLVIDTPAGEKKDVRAALCRCGQSGNKPYCDGTHKKVGWTSGEETAQAD; encoded by the coding sequence ATGACCACGCCCACCAACGAGGAACTGGCGCAGGGGAAGGCGTACGCGGCGCCTGGCATCACGGTCTACTACGACGCGCGGCGCTGCCTGCACGTCGCGAGCTGCGTGCGCGGCCTGCCAGATGTCTTCGACCCGAAGGCCCGCCCGTGGATCCAGCCCGCCAACGCCGGGGCCGAGGCGGTCGCGGCGGTCGTCCGCACCTGCCCCACCGGGGCGCTGCACTACGTCCTGGATGGACAGGAGGCCGAGATGCCCGACGAGATCACCACCATCACCCCCAGCCCCGACGGTCCACTGATGATCCGGGGCAACCTCGTGATCGATACGCCTGCCGGGGAGAAGAAGGACGTGCGCGCCGCGCTGTGCCGCTGCGGCCAGAGCGGCAACAAGCCCTACTGCGACGGTACCCACAAGAAGGTCGGCTGGACGAGCGGCGAGGAGACCGCGCAGGCCGACTGA